Proteins found in one Camelus bactrianus isolate YW-2024 breed Bactrian camel chromosome X, ASM4877302v1, whole genome shotgun sequence genomic segment:
- the SLC38A5 gene encoding sodium-coupled neutral amino acid transporter 5, whose product MELQDPKMNGALPGGAVDYRQEREGFLPSQSPAPGRKPTQFMDFEGKTSFGMSVFNLSNAIMGSGILGLAYAMAHTGVLFFLALLLCIALLSSYSIHLLLTCAGVVGIRAYEQLGQRALGPAGKVVVAAVICLHNVGAMSSYLFIIKSELPLVIGTFLDMDPEGDWYLKGNLLIIIVSVLIILPLALMRHLGYLGYTSGLSLTCMLFFLISVIYKKFQLGCAMGRNETAAENKSAPSLLTQGLNTSCEAQMFTADSQMFYTVPIMAFAFVCHPEVLPIYTELYRPSKRRMQAVANVSIGAMFCMYGLTATFGYLTFYSSVEAEMLHMYSQQDLLILCVRLAVLLAVTLTVPVVLFPIRRALQQLLFPSKAFSWPRHVAIALILLVLVNVLVICVPTIRDIFGVIGSTSAPSLIFILPSIFYLRIIPSDVEPLYSWPKIQALCFGVLGVLFMAISLGFMFANWATGQSHVSGH is encoded by the exons ATGGAACTGCAGGATCCCAAGATGAATGGAGCCCTCCCTGGGGGTGCTGTGGA CTACAGGCAGGAACGCGAGGGCTTCCTCCCCAGCCAGagtcctgctcctgggaggaagCCGACCCAGTTCATGGAT TTCGAGGGGAAGACATCGTTCGGAATGTCAGTGTTCAACCTCAGCAACGCCATCATGGGCAGCGGCATCCTGGGGCTGGCCTATGCCATGGCCCACACGGGGGTCCTCTTCTTCTT GGCCCTGCTGCTCTGCATCGCTCTTCTGTCTTCGTACTCCATCCATCTCCTGCTGACCTGTGCTGGTGTTGTAG GCATCCGAGCCTATGAACAGCTGGGCCAGAGGGCGCTGGGACCTGCGGGGAAGGTAGTGGTGGCCGCAGTCATCTGCCTGCACAATGTTGGGG CCATGTCCAGTTACCTGTTCATCATCAAATCCGAACTCCCCCTGGTTATCGGCACTTTCCTGGACATGGACCCTGAGGG GGACTGGTACTTGAAGGGAAACCTCCTCATCATCATTGTCAGTGTGCTCATCATCCTGCCACTGGCCCTCATGAGACACTTGG GCTACCTGGGGTATACCAGTGGTCTCTCTCTGACTTGTATGCTGTTTTTCCTCATTTCG gtCATCTATAAGAAGTTCCAGCTTGGCTGTGCTATGGGCCGCAATGAGACAGCAGCGGAGAACAAGAGTGCCCCAAGCCTTCTCACCCAGGGGCTCAACACGAGCTGCGAGGCCCAGATGTTCACAGCTGACTCACAG ATGTTCTACACAGTGCCCATTATGGCTTTTGCCTTCGTCTGCCACCCAGAGGTGCTGCCCATCTACACAGAACTCTACCG GCCCTCCAAGCGCAGAATGCAGGCTGTGGCCAACGTGTCCATTGGGGCCATGTTCTGCATGTATGGGCTGACAGCGACCTTTGGATACCTCACCTTCTACA GCAGCGTGGAGGCGGAGATGCTGCACATGTACAGCCAGCAGGACCTGCTCATCCTCTGTGTGCGCCTAGCCGTGCTGCTCGCGGTGACTCTCACTGTGCCAGTTGTGCTGTTCCCT ATCCGCCGGGCCCTGCAGCAGCTGCTCTTCCCAAGCAAGGCTTTCAGCTGGCCACGCCACGTGGCCATAGCCCTGATCCTGCTTGTCTTGGTCAATGTCCTTGTCATCTGCGTGCCGACCATCCGGGATATCTTTGGGGTTATCG GCTCCACCTCAGCCCCCAGCCTCATTTTCATCCTTCCCAGCATCTTCTACCTCCGCATCATACCCTCTGATGTGGAGCCTCTCTACTCCTGGCCCAAGATCCAG GCTCTGTGTTTTGGTGTCCTGGGTGTCCTCTTCATGGCGATCAGTCTAGGTTTCATGTTTGCCAACTGGGCCACGGGCCAGAGCCATGTATCGGGACATTGA